From a single Fuerstiella sp. genomic region:
- a CDS encoding alpha/beta fold hydrolase encodes MSGIIQTLKTSWAKTLGGRQFWSDVSFFRGWRIQENAFSDHYRLLDPDNHRYASGSLEQCSTILKTVREKNQLPQMSGHAVILVHGLIRSSRSFDSLARRLQTHNFTIVPFDYPSTRRSIPDAADCLSRVIKSLEGIKSIDLVVHSLGGLVLRYYLRDRCDDRIRRAVLLGVPNHGAQIADRFHKNVFYRMLYGPAGQQLTSEESGLIAGLPAPNFEFGVIAGGRGRVRGFNPLLRGDNDSTVTVRSARLTGAADFMLQPVIHSFLMSDRRCVQAIASFLEYGKFDPDREPQPIM; translated from the coding sequence TGGCGGATCCAGGAAAATGCATTCTCGGATCACTACCGGCTGCTGGATCCTGACAACCATCGGTACGCGTCCGGCAGTCTTGAACAATGCAGTACGATTCTGAAGACTGTCCGTGAAAAAAATCAATTGCCGCAAATGAGCGGTCACGCCGTTATTCTTGTACATGGCCTGATTCGCAGCTCGCGTTCCTTTGATTCTTTGGCCCGCAGGCTGCAGACGCATAACTTCACAATCGTGCCTTTCGACTATCCCAGTACTCGCCGGTCGATCCCCGATGCCGCCGACTGCCTGTCCCGGGTGATTAAGTCACTCGAAGGGATCAAATCAATCGATCTCGTGGTTCACAGCCTGGGCGGTCTGGTGCTGCGATATTACCTGCGGGACCGTTGTGATGACAGAATTCGTCGAGCAGTACTTCTCGGCGTTCCCAATCACGGTGCACAAATAGCGGACCGATTCCACAAAAACGTGTTTTACCGAATGCTGTACGGACCGGCCGGACAACAGCTGACGTCTGAAGAAAGCGGCCTGATTGCCGGTCTTCCGGCCCCCAACTTCGAATTCGGAGTGATCGCCGGAGGACGAGGCCGCGTCCGGGGTTTCAATCCTCTGTTGCGAGGTGACAATGACTCGACGGTCACGGTTCGCAGTGCGCGTCTGACGGGAGCAGCCGATTTTATGCTACAGCCCGTGATTCATTCGTTTCTGATGTCCGACAGACGCTGTGTACAGGCAATCGCTTCATTTCTGGAATACGGAAAGTTTGATCCGGACCGGGAACCTCAGCCGATCATGTAG